In the Alkalibacter saccharofermentans DSM 14828 genome, one interval contains:
- the rpsF gene encoding 30S ribosomal protein S6, with product MNSYETVIIYNPELSTEQISENIEKIKGMISAKGEVETVEEWGKRKLAYKIKNKFTEGYYVLINFKGNNELLADLDHGFKISENFVRHMIIKKDA from the coding sequence ATGAACAGTTATGAAACAGTGATTATTTACAATCCTGAACTTTCTACTGAGCAAATTTCAGAAAATATCGAAAAAATCAAAGGTATGATTTCGGCAAAAGGTGAAGTTGAAACAGTTGAAGAGTGGGGAAAAAGAAAACTAGCGTACAAAATCAAGAACAAGTTCACTGAAGGTTACTATGTTTTAATCAACTTTAAAGGTAACAATGAGCTTTTAGCTGATTTAGATCACGGATTTAAAATATCTGAAAACTTTGTACGTCACATGATAATAAAAAAAGATGCTTAA
- a CDS encoding DUF951 domain-containing protein produces the protein MDINLGDVVETKKNHPCGSNKWTVVRIGMDIKIKCSGCGRIVMLDREKFQKRVKKIIGNIK, from the coding sequence ATGGACATCAACCTAGGAGATGTCGTGGAGACAAAAAAAAATCATCCTTGCGGAAGCAATAAGTGGACGGTGGTCAGGATAGGGATGGACATTAAAATAAAATGTTCGGGTTGTGGCAGGATCGTGATGCTCGACAGGGAGAAATTTCAAAAACGAGTGAAAAAAATAATCGGCAATATCAAATAA
- a CDS encoding CvpA family protein, with protein MSWIDILIIGVFVLYVIADFKRGLVNALASILSFVISLIIASSLYKSVYELVTENTDIYSNLYNFIAENFRVGNSSEAKGLEQLDLNKLPVGARDFIQNAAAESGNMNIAFDFAATLADMILYLLCFIGVFLIVRLIIFVIAGFFDFIAKLPVLNIMNKTGGAFMGIIEGAIVNIIIINSIYSLAILFNHSNIINALNNSYIAQYFYIGYLFF; from the coding sequence ATAGACATTTTGATTATAGGAGTTTTTGTATTATATGTTATTGCGGATTTTAAAAGAGGACTCGTTAATGCGTTGGCTTCCATACTTTCTTTTGTGATTTCGTTGATAATAGCATCCAGTTTATATAAAAGCGTATATGAGCTAGTCACCGAGAATACAGATATTTACAGTAATTTATATAATTTTATCGCAGAGAACTTTAGAGTAGGGAATTCTTCAGAAGCAAAGGGATTAGAACAGCTGGATTTGAACAAGCTGCCTGTGGGAGCCAGAGATTTCATACAAAATGCTGCTGCTGAAAGCGGAAATATGAACATAGCTTTTGATTTTGCAGCAACCCTTGCAGATATGATATTGTATCTCTTGTGCTTTATAGGCGTGTTTCTTATTGTAAGGCTTATAATTTTTGTAATAGCGGGATTCTTCGATTTTATAGCAAAGCTTCCGGTTTTAAACATCATGAATAAAACAGGCGGAGCGTTTATGGGGATTATCGAAGGCGCAATAGTAAATATCATAATCATCAACTCCATATATTCATTGGCGATACTGTTCAATCATAGCAATATTATAAACGCCCTTAACAATTCTTATATTGCCCAGTACTTTTATATAGGATATTTGTTTTTTTGA